One Tiliqua scincoides isolate rTilSci1 chromosome 9, rTilSci1.hap2, whole genome shotgun sequence DNA segment encodes these proteins:
- the LOC136660654 gene encoding borealin-2-like, whose product MALKKQVQGVRQRSVDSGVEPDRSLLNKEQRDQRISLFLQDFDHQARENLQEMKKELDALLQTAEKAFRVELLMMPSLIRKMRRRELILLKDAEAAATAAAISETKEGSAEDLPNPKVVRTNSKRVKVTTIVEYKDENEENRMQAKKSSRKVFKTHSLASLASAIKGKQSGTFSRSVYSTPSIRSTKKSSVDGQPVSISKCTPLGSKKLPQRVLSKSASTSERAHSITLRSTSMPSEKVPFINIPLADGQTLCSAGDDLQEINVDLLNDDTVQHIHTLVNQLTVLCGKATVKSS is encoded by the exons ATGGCGCTCAAGAAGCAGGTGCAGGGAGTCAGGCAGCGCAGTGTGGACTCCGGAGTCGAACCGGATCGCAGCCTTCTGAATAAGGAGCAGAGAGATCAGAGGATCAGCCTGTTTCTGCAGGATTTTGATCACCAGG CAAGGGAGAATCTGCAAGAAATGAAGAAGGAACTTGATGCACTTTTGCAAACAGCAGAGAAAGCCTTCAGGGTGGAGTtgctgatgatgccatctctgatAAGGAAAATGAGAAGGCGAGAGCTGATTC TTCTTAAGGATGCAGaagctgctgccacagctgcagccatttcggAGACA AAGGAAGGCTCTGCTGAAGATCTACCAAATCCCAAGGTAGTGAGGACCAACAGCAAACGAG TTAAGGTCACCACTATTGTGGAATACAAAGACGAGAACGAGGAGAACAGAATGCAGGCAAAGAAAAGTTCTCGAAAG GTATTCAAAACGCATTCTCTGGCTTCCCTGGCTTCTGCCATAAAGGGCAAGCAAAGCGGCACTTTCTCCAG GTCTGTGTACTCTACTCCAAGCATAAGGAGTACAAAGAAGTCCTCTGTGGATGGACAACCAGTATCCATCTCCAAATGTACCCCATTGGGGTCTAAAAA ACTTCCACAGAGGGTACTGTCCAAAAGTGCATCCACTTCCGAAAGGGCCCACAGTATAACTCTCCGAAGTACCTCGATGCCTTCTGAGAAAGTTCCCTTTATCAACATACCTCTGGCTGATGGGCAG ACTCTCTGCTCTGCTGGCGATGACCTCCAGGAGATCAATGTGGACTTATTAAATGATGATACTGTCCAGCACATCCATACACTGGTG aaCCAACTGACAGTCCTATGTGGCAAAGCAACAGTTAAGTCAAGTTGA